In Candidatus Babeliales bacterium, the DNA window GTTGCTTTTGCTTCTTGAGATCCCTCGCCACCGATTGCTTCAATTGCGCATAACTCATCATATACTTGCAATACGGTTAAATATTTCTCTGGTTGATAAGTAGCATGTTCAGTTATTACAATTCCCAAATCACCGAATTTTCGTGCATCTTGTGTTACTTCTTTTATTGGTAATGAAAGTAAATCAGCTAGCACTTTAATTAAACTTTTTTCAGCTAAATTAAATTGAGTTCCTTGATATGGCGGGCGTAATAAGCCAAGAGAAAGATTACAAATAATGCCAATTTCTTTATCGGTTGTTTGTAGGAATAACTCTGCTAAAAGTTTTGTCATTTCAATACGAGAATTTTCCGCTTCAATTTTTTCAAATTGTTCAGCAACTTTCTTAAACTGCATTGACATTCTTACCTAACTTTTTTTCGAATTATTATTTAAAAATTTTCTTATATTTTCTTTATGCCGATAAATTCCCCACATACTCATCCCAGCCATCAGACAACTTAATGATATATCAACTTGTTGCCATGCAATTATTACGAACACACTTACAAGAGATATAATTGAAGCTAAACCAACTGTTTTAGTTGCGATTAAAACACAAAGCCATATCGCTAATAAAATAGGTATCAAAGAAGGAATCAGCGCTAACATAATACCAACGCTTGTTGCTACCCCTTTTCCACCCCGCCATTGAAAAAAAATTGAATAACTATTGCCCAAAACAAGGCCAATTGCTGCAAGAATTTGTATATTTTTAGTAATATCAAAATATTGTATTATTTTTAGCAAACTAAATGCTTTACCAGCATCTAATAAAAAAACTAAAAAAAAGTATCCAATGCCCAGTAAGCGCGCAACATTCGTTGCACCGATATTTCCAGAGCCTTTTCGTGAGATATCTTTAATACCATTAAAACGTGCAATCCAGGCACCAGAAGGGATTGCTCCAATTAAATAACTTGATATAAAAATAATACTAGTTAAAAGTACCCTCATATATCCTCAAATTAACTTCTTTCAAAAATTTTCTTAAATAAAAATAAGCAGAACCCAATGTCAAAATCAAGGCAGCACTAAGTAATATTGTTTCAAATACTGTCCACCAATAATTTTCAATCCATAGTGGTTTTAATATCAACATAGTTAGATAGAGCATCTGCACTCCGGTCTTTGCTTTGCCAAATGAAGAAACATCGATACGTACTTTATTTTCTAATGCAAGAATACGTAATCCCATTATAAAAAATTCACGACCAATAAAAATAATTGCCCATAAAAAAAAGATACGATTAATTACAAGCAACCCCACAAGCGTTGAAAACAAAAGAAATTTATCCGCAATAGGATCTAAAACTTTACCTAATATTGATTCTTGTTGCCATTTACGTGCTAAATAGCCATCAAAAAAGTCACTTAAACAAAAAAGAATGAAAATTAATGCAATCAAAATTTGTATAAAATGGGAAACATATGGCGATACATAAATTAACAATAGCGGCATCAAAATTGGTGCAATTATTAGACGAGATAGCGTTAAAATAAGAGGAGCAGTAAGATTATATTTTTTCATTATTTTTTGGTGGCGACGCGAGGATTCGAACCTCGGACCTACGGATTATGATTCCGCCGCTCTGACCTACTGAGCTACGCCGCCAAGTTATTTGCTTATATTATATACTAAATACTTAATTTTTGAACATTAAATGTTGAAAGTAATAAATTAAATAAAGATCGTAAAAAGAATAAACCGGTAATTAATGTTGCAATGATACCGACCATCATAGTTACTGCAAATCCTTGAATTGGACCTGTCCCAAATTTATACAAGACTGCACCAACTAAGAATGTAGTAATATTTGAATCTAAAATAACAACCATCGCATCAGAAAAACCAAGATCTACTGCTTTTCGAATTGTTATGCCTGTCGCCAATTCTTCTTTAATTTTTTCAAAAATTAAGATCGAAGCATCAATTGCCATACCAGTTGTAAGTACCATGCCGGCAATACCTGGCAACGTTAATGTCGCTCGTAACCATGCGAGTGCAAGCATAATCACTAAAAGATTATAAAGCAGGGTTAAAAATGCAAAAAATCCTGAAAGCTTATACATAATTAAACTAAAGAAGAATAATAATACGAGGCCAAACAAGCATGCCATTAATCCGGCATTAATCGATTCTTGACCTAAAGTTGGCCCAATTTGGCGCTCTTCTTCAAAAGTAACTGGAGCCACAAACGCGCCGGACTTAAGCAAGCTTGCTAATTGCGCGGCACCTTCTTGCGTGAAATCACCATGAATATAACCTTCAGCACCAATTTCAGTTGAAACGCGCGGTGCAGAAATAACTATGCCATCAAGTATTACCGCAAGATTTCGATTATAATTTTTTCTGGTTAATTCGCGGAACTTTTCCCCACCTTCGGGAGAAAATTTAAAATGAACTACAATTTCTGTACCAGTTTGACCACCAAAGCCAGTGTAAGCATCTTTTAATAGGCGCCCTGTTAAATCAGTATATTTTGGTACTAGATAATAAGTATGCCTATCTTTACCTGGAATAATTTCCATCCCATCTGGCAATTCACCATCATATTCATCAAGAATTTCGTCTTCACTGCCAGCCATACGTTCTATTAATTTAATCTCAAGCAACGCAGCTTTACCGATCATCGCCTTCGCTTTTTTAGGGTCATCCACATTAGGTAATTCGATAATGATATTTTTTTCACCCTGTGGTGCAATAGTAATTTCTCCTAATACTCCTAATCGGGTACGTAAAACATCAATATTGCTATGTACAGCCCATTCTCTAATTTTTTGTGCAACGACATCTTTTAACGAAACCTTGAGCGTAGTATCTTCAATAACCGTTTTTAATGCATTATCTTTTTCACCAATAAATTGAGCGGCATCATTAACTGCATGAACCGAATCAAACTTATAAATAATATGATTATCTTGAATACTATGTGATTTTGGGCCCTCAATATTGGCCTTTTTCATTTGGTTTATTAATGACTGCATTTTATCGTACATTTCAGCTTCAATAGCCTTTTCTGTTTGTACCGATAATGTTATGTAAGTGCCACCCACCAAATCGATACCAAATTTAAGCCTATCAGGCCTCAATTGAACACGACCATCTTTGAAGGTAAATAAATAAAACAAACCTAAAGCTGCGATGATTAGCCAACCAAAGAAAGCGGACGTAAAAAAATTACGTATGGAAAGATTCATTAAGTGTTCCTTTCTGTTTATCTTACCTACTCACCAATTTTCAAAAATTTATCTATTTTGAACATTATAATCAGTTTTTTTGCATATTTCTATAAGATCTATGGAATCTATATCGAAAGTACAATTGGTGCCGAAGAGGGGACTCGAACCCCTACAGGATTTCTCCCACAGCCACCTCAAGGCTGCGTGTCTACCAATTTCACCACCTCGGCATTATTTAAGCATCGAAAATGTACCAGATTTCTCGTGGTTTATCAAATATTAGTATAGCAAAAATTATAAAAAATTAATGACTTTTATAGACTAAAAAACCTCTAGCTTGCAAAAACTCACTATTTTCATTTACTTTTTATAAAATTATTTTATAATTGAATAAGATTATGAAATTCAACTATAAAAGGCAAAAGATGAAAAAAACACTTTATTTATTCTTAACTATTTTTTTAGGGAACACTGTCAATGCCATGGAGCAATCTAATTCTCCACTGATGAAGCTACCCAATGAAATGTTAATAAAAATTTTGTCTTTTACTGATTTTATAGATAAAGAAAAATTCAATGATCCAAAAAACGTTACGGATTTAGATGAATCAGTAAAATTAAAAAACCTTAAATTAGTTTGTAAAAACTTTAACACTGCTGGCACCGCATTAATCAACATAAGCCTCAAAAACTTAGAATCATATAATTCTGACAACCAATTCTCAAATGTTAACCAAGAACTCTCTTTAAAAAAAAACTATTTATTGAAAAAAAGAAATCTTATCTTTCCAGAAATAAAAGAAATACTTATTGAAGTCTTTCCTTTCGTCAATGAATTAGCATTTATGGATGATGATTCAAAATCTGTTAAAGAAAGTGGCGATCAAATTATAAGATTATTTTTGGATAATTCTTCTTATTATTGCGGGCTTAATAAAACTAATATGGAAAAAATTTGGGGGCCTCTTTGTGAGAATAATTTATTTACTAATTTGAATAATATTAAAAATCGCAAACATGGCCAAACTCCTTTGCATTTGGCTTCACTTTATGATTATCCTGAAGTTGTTAAGCTATTGCTTGAAAATGGTGCTAAAGTTGATATTCAAGATTACTGTGGCGATACTCCTTTACATGGTGCTTCATTTAGTGGTCATACTGAAGTTGTTAAGCTATTGCTTGAAAATGGTGCTCCAATAGATATTCAAGATAACTTTGGCGATACTCCTTTGTATTCGGCTTCAGTCAGAAATCATCCTAAAGTTGTTAAGCTATTGCTTGAAAATGGTGCTCCAATAGATATTCAAGATAACTTNNNNNNNNNNNNNNNNNNNNNNNNNNNNNNNNNNNNNNNNNNNNNNNNNNNNNNNNNNNNNNNNNNNNNNNNNNNNNNNNNNNNNNNNNNNNNNNNNNNNTGGCGATACTCCTTTACATGGTGCTTCAGAGTACGGTTCTCTTGAAGTTGTTAAACTATTGCTTGAAAAGGGAGCTCCAATAGATATTCAAGATAACTTTGGCGATACTCCTTTGCATTTGGCTTCAAGGAAAGGCCATCTTGAAGTTGTTAAACTATTGCTTGAAAAGAGAGCTCAAATAGATATCAAAAATAAGAATGGCTGGACGCCTTTGCGCTTGGCTTCATTCAAGGGTAAGCTTAAAGCTGTTAAATTACTTGAGGAAGCAAAAAAAAGAAAAAAAGTTACTCAAGATCAATACAATGCTATAAAAGTTTTAACCTCGAACAAAACCGGAAATGAACTCTGGCAGTGTAATTACATGCAAGCACCATCCATTGACCAACCACGAGAAAAATCAATAATTGATACAAATATAGATACAGATCCTGATAGAGACATATCAAATGAAGAAAAACAAGAAAACTTTTCTACACATGAAAAACCTAAATCGAGCATTTTGCATAATTATAATCCATTTAAATGGAAATATGCTTTTGGGTTGCCATTATTATCAATAGGTTATTGGGCTTACAAACACTTTATAACTAAATGCCATTAAAAGTCGTTTGCACTTTGCTTTGAATCTTCTTCAGCTTCTGTTCAGGTACTCCTTGTTCTAGAGAACCTTCAGCTTTATAAAGATGTTTGAATCCGATTTGGGCACCAAAATGAGATAATCCACCGTCTTTATAAAGAGAATTTAAAAAGTATTATTTTCTAAAAATTGACTATTGCCCATTGACTTTTTTGTTAAATATTTTATAATTGAATAAAGAATGTGAAATTTAACTATAAAAGGCAAAAAATGAAAAAAGCGCTTTATTTATTCTTAACTATTTTTTTAGGAAACATTGTCAATGCCATGGAGCAACCCGTTTCACCATTGATGAGCCTTCCTACGGAAATAATAACAATCATAGCTTCTCATTTAATAGATGAAAAAAAATTCAATAATCCAGAAACCTGTGCCGATTTAGATAAATCGATAGAAGATTTAAATAATGCAAAATTAGTTTGTAAAGAGTTTAATGATATCATCAATATGGTAATTAATCATAAGCCCCATCAAAAATTTTCTTTAAAAGAAAACTATTTATTAAAAAAAATACTTATCAAAAACTTTGCTTATTCAGCCGATCAATTAACATTCATGAATGATGATTCAAAATCTACTAAAGAAATTATAGATGAAATTCTAAAGATTAAAGACAGATATGGCTCTACTCCTTTGCTTCGGGCTTCAGCCAATGGTTATCTTGAAGTTGTTAAATTATTGCTTGATCATGGTGCTGACATAGATATTCAAGATACTCCTTCAGACCAAGATTATCTCGAGATTGTCAGACTATTGCTTGCAACAGCTAATATTACAACCTACTATCGCGATACACCCTTGCATTGGGCTTCATTCAATGGTCATACTGAAGTTGTTAAACTATTGCTTGCAAATGGTGCTGACATAGATATTAAAGACAATAATGGCCATACTCCTTTACATTTGGCTTTAAAAAAAGGTCATGTTGAAATTCTTCAATTGCTTGAGAAAGCAGCAGAAGAAAAAAAGACCAAAGAAAAAAATGCTAAAGATCAATACAATGCTGCTATAAACGTTTTAAGTCAAAAAAATAATATCGGATCTAAGAAAACGCTCTGGAAACATAACCTACCTACAGTTATACAAAATAATTATTTAATACCTCATGGTGATGATCACCATGCACATTTAGATGAAAATTTAGTTAAAGTTGGCCAAGAAGAAGTTAAACCGTTTGAAAAAGAGACAACTCATACAGGTTTTGATTCAATCAATAATGAAAAAACAAAATCAAGAACTTGGCAATTTAATCCTTTTAAATCAAAATACACTGTTCTTAGTTTAGCATTGCCAGCAATCGGTTACTGGATTTATCAGCGCTTTAACTATTAAAAATTACTTTAAAAAAGGCAAAATATGAAAAAAGCACTTTATTTATTCTTAACTATTTTTTTAGGGAACACTGTCAATGCTATGGAGCAATCTAATTCTCCACTGATGAGCCTTCCTACGGAAATAATAACAATCATAGCTTCAAATTTAATAGATGAAAAAAAACTCGGCAATCCAGAAAACTGTGCCGATTTAGATAAATCGATAAAAGATTTAAATAATGCAAAATTAGTTTGTAAAGAGTTTAATGATATCATCAATATGGTAATTAATCATAAGTTCGATCAAAAATTTTCTTTAAAAGAAAACTATTTATTAAAAAAAATGCTTATCAAAAACTTTGATTATTCAAATGATCAATTAACATTCATGGATGATGATTCAAAATCTACTAAAGAAATTATAAATACAATTCTAGCTATTAAAAACAGCAATGGCGCTACTACACCGTTGCATTGGGCTTCATTCAATGGTTCTCTTGCAGTTGTTAAACTATTGCTTGAAAATGGTGCTGTCATAGATGTTCAAGATTACTGTGGCTGGACTCCTTTACATGGGGCTTCAAATAATGGCAACACTGAAGTTGTTAAATTATTGCTTGAAAACGGTGCTCCCATAGATGTTCAAGATTACTGTGGCCGGACTCCTTTACATTGTGCTTTATCCAATAGCTTTGCTAAAGTTGTTAAATTACTTGAAAAAGCAGCAGAACAAAAAAAGATCAAAGAAGAAAATGCTAAAGATCAATACAATGATGCTATAAACGTTTTAAGTCAAAAATCTGATACAGTACCCAATAAAGCACTCAATAGCTTTTAAGCCACTGTAAACACAAAGCTGTTGTTTGCTCAGAAAATAAGCATGCCGGGCCTATTCATTGACTTTTTATAAAATTATTTTATAATTGAATAAGATTATAAAATTTAATCATAAACAGGCAAAAAATGAAAAAAGCACTTTATTTATTTTTAACTATTTTTTTAGGAAATATTGTCAATGCCATGGAGCAACCAAATGCTCTCACTCTTATGGATTTACCTAACGACATATTGAACATTATCGCTTTAAATTTAATATCTAAGAAAGAATTCGATAATCCACAAGACTATACAGCATTAGATAAATCTATAGAAAAATTAAACAACAGTAAATTAATTTGTAAAAAAATTAATGATATCATTAATACGATGATTACTGAGCCTCAACAATTAAATAATCATTTCTCAAATATTAATCAAACACTCTCTTTAAAAGAAAACTATGTATGGAAAAAAAGAAAGCTAGCAATAAAAGAAATACTTATCAAAGAATTTACTTGTTCAGTTGACCAATTAACATTTATGGATGATTATTCAAAATCCACTAAAGAAATTATAGATGGAATTCTAAAGATTAAAGACAGATATGGCTGGAATGTTTTGAATTTGACTTCGCACTATGGTTATCTTGAAATTGTTAAGTTACTGCTTAAAAATGGTGCTCCAATAGATATTCTAAACAACTATGATGATACTCCTTTGCATTTGGCTTCAGCCAATGATCAGCCTGAAATTGTTGAGCTATTGCTTAAATATGGTGCTCCAATAGATATTACAAACAAAACTGGCAGAACTCCTTTACATAAGGCTTCACGCTATGGTTATTATGCAGTTGTTAAACTATTGCTTGAATATGGTGCTCCAATAGATATTAAAGACAATGATGGCAATACTCCTTTGCATTATGCTTCACGCAATGGTTATCACGAAGTTGTTAAACTATTGCTTGAATATGGTGCTCCAATAGATATTAAAGATGAATTTGGCGATACTCCTTTGCATTTGGCTTCAATCAATAATCAGCCTGAAGTTGTTAAGCGCCTTGAGAATGCAGCAGAAGAAAAAAAGACCAAAGAAAAAAATGCTCAAGCTCAATATAATACTGTTATAAAAGTTTTAAGTCAAAAATCTGATACCAGATCTAAGCAAACGCTCTGGAAATATAGCCTACCAGCAGTTATACAAGACAGCTATTTGTTACCATTTAAAAAACAGACAGCTAAAACAGATTTTGACTCAATCGATAATGAAAAAGCAAAATCAAGAATTTGGCAATTTAATCCTTTTAAATCAAAATATATTGCCCTTAGCTTAGCATTGCCAGCAATCGGTTACGCAATTTATAAGTACTTTAACCATTAAAATTAAATCACAAAAGGCAAAAAATGAAAAAAGCACTTTATTTATTTTTAACTATTTTTTTAGGAAACACTGTCAATGCTATGGAGCAATCTAATTCTCCCACTCTTATGGATTTACCCAGTGATATACTAAATATTATCGCTTTAAATTTAATAACTAAAGAATTCGATAATCCAAAAAACTGTACCAATTTAGATGAATCTATAGAAAAATTAAACAACAGTAAATTAATTTGCAAAAGATTTAATAATATCATTAATACGGTAATTACTAAGCCCCAACAATTAAATGATCATTTCTCAAATGTTAATCCAAAACTTTCTTTAAAAGAAAACTATGTATGGAAAAAAAGAAAGCTAGCAATAAAAGAAATACTTATCAAAGAATTTACTTGTTCAGCCGATCAATTAACATTCATGAATGATGATTCAAAATCTACTAAAGAAATTATAGATGAAATTCTAAAGATTAAAGACTCCCAGGGCGATACCCTTTTGCATGCGGCTTCCCTTAAGGGTTATTCTAAAATTGTTAAATTATTGCTTGAAAATGGTGCTCCAATAAATATTAAAGGCAACTGTGGCTGGACTCCTTTGCATAGGGCTTCAGGCAATCCTGCAGTTGTTCAGTTATTGCTTGAATATGGTGCTCCAATAGATATTCAAGATAACTTTGGCAATACTCCTTTGTATTGGGCTAAACGCTATGATCATCATGAAGTTGTTAAATTACTTGAAAAAGCAGCAGAAGAAAAAGAGACCAAAGAAAAAAATGCTAACGCTTAATTCAATGGCGCTATAAAAGTTTTAAGTCAACAATCTGATACCGTACCTAATAAAACGCTCTGGAAATATAATTCATCAGCAATTATACACGAACCCAGCTATTTGCTTCATTTTTTTTATCAACTTTGTTCAGCAACTAGCTCTTTCCCGATTGCTGATTCAAATGGTACCGCAGGGGTTTCGACTTTTTGTGGTGCCCGCGTAAATAAACCAGTAATAAAATTCCATGTACCACCTATGATTGTAAATGGCAACATAACAATATATTTTATCGTTGAGACAATACCAGTTGCTTTTCTTTGCTGCTCTGCTTGTTTTAATGCTTTACGAATAGCTTCTTCCTGTTCTTCTTTTTCTCGTTGCCTTTCTCGTTCTTCATCTTCTTCTTCTAATTTTGCAAAACGTTGTTTTAAATCAATGCCTTTTTCTTGTAATTCTTGGATTTCATTTTTAACTTTATCCATTTGATTGCGCATTGTTTGTAATTGATCGGTAAAATATGAAGCTAAATTGCTTGTAAAATAGCGATGAATATCTTGCATACTTTTAAAAAAACTTTCAGTTCTATAGTATAACTCTTCAGCTTTTTCATCGCTTAATATTTTTTTTATTGTCTGGAAATTACGCCATGCTTGATTTTGATAATTGTTAGCAACTTTGATTTGATCATCGACTGTTTTGACTACATTATCAATTTCATTATCCAAAGATTCAAGTGCTTGTACATCTTTTTGTAATTGTTCCACTATATTCTTTTTTTCATTGATAGTCGCTACTATTTCTCGTTCTTCAACAGTTAGATCGTCTTGCTCTTCACGCTCTTTTTGCAAATCTTCCATTAAGGAAGTAAGTACTTGATCAAGTTCACCAAGATTAAACCCGATATTTGAAGCAAATAAATCAAATTCATTATCTATTTTATTTCTCTGAATTTTATAATTTGTGCTTGCTTCTAAAATTTTAGTAAATACTGCATTGATTTGCTCAATAAGGTCAATAGTATCTTCTAGCGCTTTTCTTTTTAATAACCAATTACCACCTTCTTCGATATCAATCGTATCAATTTCTGAGACCGGTGGCAGTACTTTTTCTTCAGGCACTTCGGGTTCAGCAGGTTCTACTGGAGGCATTGGTTCTGCAGCAACTTTTTTTTCTTCTATTTTTTTTGCTTCAGCAACTTCTTTTTCAGCTTCTTCTTCTTTAATTTTTTCTTCAGTAGGTTCTTCTGTTATTTCCTCTTGGATTTCTTTTTCAGCTTCTTTTTCTTCTTGCTCTTCTAATTCTTCTACTACTACCTTTTCTTCCATTTCTTTCATCATTTTTTCTACAGCAAGTTCTTTTTCTTTTATTCCCTCTTGTTCATCTCCTTCTACCTCTTCCGGAACCGCTTCACCTTCTAGTGTTGGCACGGCACCTTCTATTGCTGCAGTAACCGCTTTTTCTTCTTTTGTTTCTTTTTCGATAGTTTCTTCAGTAACTTCTAATTCTTCATCTTCTTCTATTGCTTCCGTTGGAGAAACCTCTGGTTCTTCTTGATCATATTCAAAATCTCCAACATATCCTATAGTGCCAGTCACTGGTCTTAAGCCTATAAATTCTTCTTCAGGTTCTTTTTCAATTGGTTCTTGAATTTCTTCCTTTTCTTCCAGTATCGGCTCTTTAATAACCGGTACCTCTAGGATAGGCGGTTGCGCTACTTCCTCTTCTTTTTTTACAATTTCCGTCTCTGGTTTTACCATTGGCTTTGGCTGGACAACCTCTGGCTCAGGCTCTTCTTTTTTTGGCGGAGTAACCATCACTTCTTTTTCTTTTGTTACTGGCTCCATCTTTTGAACTTCTGAAATAGTACGCAGAGATTCGTTTAATTTTTTTAATGATTCAGATAAGCCTCCAAGATCTTTCATCAATTCTTTACCATTAGCCACTTGGCTTTTTACTACTTCCTTTTGAGGATTGGTAGTTTTTCTACCATAAGTTTTTACAATTCTCTTTTTATTATTTTTTTGAGCCAATTCTGGCATTGGATGTTTTATAACAGGAGGGGTTGGCGGCACGGTACCTGCTATTATGAACAAAGGAGTGACCAATAAACACAAAAAAAATATACGTGCATTGATTACCAATTTCATAGCAATCTTATTCATAATAGCAGCCTCATGTAATAAAAATTTATAGGGTTTCAGCTAATTCTTTTAATTCTTCCATTAAACTATTTACGAGCTCTTCCGCCTCCCAAGAAGTATAGTTCCAGCGTACTCCACTCTCAACGCGCGTCAAGGTCGAACGATCACTTTTTATATCGATAATATCAATACGAACAATATTCATCAATGGATGAACAACAGAAGGCGCACGCACAACACCTGCTCGCCCTAATACGCTATATGCTACATTACCTTCGTCAAGAAAACACATCATAACTTTTTTTTGCCAGACCATATTATGATAACCGGTATGATCTTTGTGAATTGAAATTAAAATACTCTCTAATCCTTTTGGATACACACATTGAATAGGTGTTGTATGAGGTAAGCCTTTTTCAGAAAAAGTTGCCAATACTCCTAAGGTACCTTTTTTTAAAACTTTAATTAAGTCTTCGGGTAGTTTTACCCCAACATGTTTTGCCATTGGTTCTCCATCAATGAATAATTAATTGAATTTTTTTCTTATAATAATGCGCAAAAAGGACTGAATTTTCGTGCTATCCTTAAACCAAAATACGAATGAATCCCCCTAAAATTTAGGTAATTTTTTCATTTTTCTTTAAAAAAATAAAAAACAAGTTCTTTTTAAGTTTATCAGGCGTGTCAAGTGCTCATTACATCGATTTTATCGTAAAAAAATATTTGATTAAAATTATATAAACTTTTCCGAATTGCTGTCTATATCGTCCTTTTCAATGATTTTTACTTCTTAATTTTTGATAAAAATAAACTTAATTTTCCAAATCATTTATTATAGAAAAATTGCTTTAAACAAAAACCCGTAAAAGCAACGCTAAGCCCTGTCAGCATAGTTTTAGCACGGTAAATTATATCTATTCTAGACTCTCTTTTATGA includes these proteins:
- the plsY gene encoding glycerol-3-phosphate 1-O-acyltransferase PlsY, which encodes MRVLLTSIIFISSYLIGAIPSGAWIARFNGIKDISRKGSGNIGATNVARLLGIGYFFLVFLLDAGKAFSLLKIIQYFDITKNIQILAAIGLVLGNSYSIFFQWRGGKGVATSVGIMLALIPSLIPILLAIWLCVLIATKTVGLASIISLVSVFVIIAWQQVDISLSCLMAGMSMWGIYRHKENIRKFLNNNSKKS
- the pgsA gene encoding CDP-diacylglycerol--glycerol-3-phosphate 3-phosphatidyltransferase — protein: MKKYNLTAPLILTLSRLIIAPILMPLLLIYVSPYVSHFIQILIALIFILFCLSDFFDGYLARKWQQESILGKVLDPIADKFLLFSTLVGLLVINRIFFLWAIIFIGREFFIMGLRILALENKVRIDVSSFGKAKTGVQMLYLTMLILKPLWIENYWWTVFETILLSAALILTLGSAYFYLRKFLKEVNLRIYEGTFN
- the secD gene encoding protein translocase subunit SecD, which produces MNLSIRNFFTSAFFGWLIIAALGLFYLFTFKDGRVQLRPDRLKFGIDLVGGTYITLSVQTEKAIEAEMYDKMQSLINQMKKANIEGPKSHSIQDNHIIYKFDSVHAVNDAAQFIGEKDNALKTVIEDTTLKVSLKDVVAQKIREWAVHSNIDVLRTRLGVLGEITIAPQGEKNIIIELPNVDDPKKAKAMIGKAALLEIKLIERMAGSEDEILDEYDGELPDGMEIIPGKDRHTYYLVPKYTDLTGRLLKDAYTGFGGQTGTEIVVHFKFSPEGGEKFRELTRKNYNRNLAVILDGIVISAPRVSTEIGAEGYIHGDFTQEGAAQLASLLKSGAFVAPVTFEEERQIGPTLGQESINAGLMACLFGLVLLFFFSLIMYKLSGFFAFLTLLYNLLVIMLALAWLRATLTLPGIAGMVLTTGMAIDASILIFEKIKEELATGITIRKAVDLGFSDAMVVILDSNITTFLVGAVLYKFGTGPIQGFAVTMMVGIIATLITGLFFLRSLFNLLLSTFNVQKLSI
- a CDS encoding ankyrin repeat domain-containing F-box protein, coding for MKKTLYLFLTIFLGNTVNAMEQSNSPLMKLPNEMLIKILSFTDFIDKEKFNDPKNVTDLDESVKLKNLKLVCKNFNTAGTALINISLKNLESYNSDNQFSNVNQELSLKKNYLLKKRNLIFPEIKEILIEVFPFVNELAFMDDDSKSVKESGDQIIRLFLDNSSYYCGLNKTNMEKIWGPLCENNLFTNLNNIKNRKHGQTPLHLASLYDYPEVVKLLLENGAKVDIQDYCGDTPLHGASFSGHTEVVKLLLENGAPIDIQDNFGDTPLYSASVRNHPKVVKLLLENGAPIDIQDN
- a CDS encoding ankyrin repeat domain-containing protein, yielding GDTPLHGASEYGSLEVVKLLLEKGAPIDIQDNFGDTPLHLASRKGHLEVVKLLLEKRAQIDIKNKNGWTPLRLASFKGKLKAVKLLEEAKKRKKVTQDQYNAIKVLTSNKTGNELWQCNYMQAPSIDQPREKSIIDTNIDTDPDRDISNEEKQENFSTHEKPKSSILHNYNPFKWKYAFGLPLLSIGYWAYKHFITKCH
- a CDS encoding ankyrin repeat domain-containing protein, whose translation is MKKALYLFLTIFLGNIVNAMEQPVSPLMSLPTEIITIIASHLIDEKKFNNPETCADLDKSIEDLNNAKLVCKEFNDIINMVINHKPHQKFSLKENYLLKKILIKNFAYSADQLTFMNDDSKSTKEIIDEILKIKDRYGSTPLLRASANGYLEVVKLLLDHGADIDIQDTPSDQDYLEIVRLLLATANITTYYRDTPLHWASFNGHTEVVKLLLANGADIDIKDNNGHTPLHLALKKGHVEILQLLEKAAEEKKTKEKNAKDQYNAAINVLSQKNNIGSKKTLWKHNLPTVIQNNYLIPHGDDHHAHLDENLVKVGQEEVKPFEKETTHTGFDSINNEKTKSRTWQFNPFKSKYTVLSLALPAIGYWIYQRFNY
- a CDS encoding ankyrin repeat domain-containing protein; translated protein: MKKALYLFLTIFLGNTVNAMEQSNSPLMSLPTEIITIIASNLIDEKKLGNPENCADLDKSIKDLNNAKLVCKEFNDIINMVINHKFDQKFSLKENYLLKKMLIKNFDYSNDQLTFMDDDSKSTKEIINTILAIKNSNGATTPLHWASFNGSLAVVKLLLENGAVIDVQDYCGWTPLHGASNNGNTEVVKLLLENGAPIDVQDYCGRTPLHCALSNSFAKVVKLLEKAAEQKKIKEENAKDQYNDAINVLSQKSDTVPNKALNSF
- a CDS encoding ankyrin repeat domain-containing protein, which produces MKKALYLFLTIFLGNIVNAMEQPNALTLMDLPNDILNIIALNLISKKEFDNPQDYTALDKSIEKLNNSKLICKKINDIINTMITEPQQLNNHFSNINQTLSLKENYVWKKRKLAIKEILIKEFTCSVDQLTFMDDYSKSTKEIIDGILKIKDRYGWNVLNLTSHYGYLEIVKLLLKNGAPIDILNNYDDTPLHLASANDQPEIVELLLKYGAPIDITNKTGRTPLHKASRYGYYAVVKLLLEYGAPIDIKDNDGNTPLHYASRNGYHEVVKLLLEYGAPIDIKDEFGDTPLHLASINNQPEVVKRLENAAEEKKTKEKNAQAQYNTVIKVLSQKSDTRSKQTLWKYSLPAVIQDSYLLPFKKQTAKTDFDSIDNEKAKSRIWQFNPFKSKYIALSLALPAIGYAIYKYFNH
- a CDS encoding ankyrin repeat domain-containing protein, giving the protein MKKALYLFLTIFLGNTVNAMEQSNSPTLMDLPSDILNIIALNLITKEFDNPKNCTNLDESIEKLNNSKLICKRFNNIINTVITKPQQLNDHFSNVNPKLSLKENYVWKKRKLAIKEILIKEFTCSADQLTFMNDDSKSTKEIIDEILKIKDSQGDTLLHAASLKGYSKIVKLLLENGAPINIKGNCGWTPLHRASGNPAVVQLLLEYGAPIDIQDNFGNTPLYWAKRYDHHEVVKLLEKAAEEKETKEKNANA